ACCTTGGCTTCAACAGTGACCGAAGGGCTTTGCGGATCGAGACTGCCGCCGATCTTCAGGGAAAGGCTCGCCCCCTCGCCTGCCGCAAAGCAGGCTTCGACCGCCGGTCGGTCGGTTATGCCGCCCAAGAGAGCACCCTGCCAGTTGCGCGCAATCAGCGCCGCCAGAACATCGGCACGATCGCCGACCCCGCCACCGGTTGGATTGTCGCCTGAGTCAGCGAGAATGATCGGGCCGGTAGCCGTCTTTTCTGCAATATCCAGAATGGCCTCGAGCGGCTCGGTCACAGGACCGAAACGAAAATTCTGCCGGGCATCCCAGTAAGATTGCGCGATTTCGGCCGCAACGGCCTGTGCGGCCTCTCGGTCCGATCCCGTCACCACCGCGCAGGCCGTCGCCCGTGGCTCGTCCGCCCAGACGTAACCAATCATGAAATTCGCGTCCCAAATGCCGGGCCGGGTGTCATAGCCCGGCAGAACCTCATAAAGGCTTTTGGCCGGTTCATCTTCGGTGGACGTCTTTTCACCGGGCAGGAGAACGGGAATTTTCGCCCAAGCCACACCGGGCTTTTCACCCGTTTTCAGGGCCTTGAGCAACATTGTCCAAGCCCGCACCATCGTCTCACGCACATCGATATGTGGCGCGGTTCGGTAGCCGGCGAATATATCCAGCTGATCGACGATCGTCTGGCTGACATTGCCATGCAGGTCGTAGCTCGCGGAAATGATCACATCCGGCCCGACGACGGCGCGAGCGCTGGAAATCCAGTCCCCTTCTGCGTCATCCATGCCTTCGACATTCATCGCGCCATGCATGGCGAGATAAAGCC
The Agrobacterium cucumeris DNA segment above includes these coding regions:
- a CDS encoding M81 family metallopeptidase — its product is MRIAVGGIHTECSTYSPVLMGEQDFRVFRGTELLEAEYFNFLGEGGADVLPLLHTRAVPGGPVSRVAYDAFKAEFLDRLKACPPLDGLYLAMHGAMNVEGMDDAEGDWISSARAVVGPDVIISASYDLHGNVSQTIVDQLDIFAGYRTAPHIDVRETMVRAWTMLLKALKTGEKPGVAWAKIPVLLPGEKTSTEDEPAKSLYEVLPGYDTRPGIWDANFMIGYVWADEPRATACAVVTGSDREAAQAVAAEIAQSYWDARQNFRFGPVTEPLEAILDIAEKTATGPIILADSGDNPTGGGVGDRADVLAALIARNWQGALLGGITDRPAVEACFAAGEGASLSLKIGGSLDPQSPSVTVEAKVLKLDDSSAADQRQAVVGIGGITVILAARRRPYHMISDFTRLGFDPKVVKLLVVKSGYLSPELAPIANPNLMALTEGVINQDIENLPNRRREGDFYPWKPHFDYMPEPILSARWR